Proteins from a single region of Nitrospirota bacterium:
- a CDS encoding YbaK/EbsC family protein: MSIAPTLNAFLDHEHVHYDLLSHPQAFRAAEIASTLHTPEKEMAKVVIVKVDERFVMTVLPASWNVDLHRLRAFFPTRHLRLASESEIAGLFPDCEIGAMPPFGTLYGLPVYVDRSLAEDKEIVFQAGTHSDAIRMRYMDFSALVFPVIAEFHRSPCKVW; encoded by the coding sequence ATGTCTATTGCGCCGACACTTAACGCATTTCTCGATCATGAACATGTGCATTATGACCTGCTGTCACATCCCCAAGCGTTTCGCGCCGCGGAGATCGCCTCCACACTTCACACTCCAGAAAAAGAAATGGCCAAGGTTGTGATTGTGAAGGTAGATGAGCGGTTCGTCATGACGGTGCTGCCGGCAAGCTGGAACGTGGATCTTCATCGCCTGAGAGCTTTCTTTCCGACTCGCCATCTACGGCTCGCGAGCGAGAGTGAGATCGCGGGGCTGTTTCCTGACTGCGAGATTGGCGCGATGCCGCCATTCGGTACCCTCTATGGGCTTCCTGTATATGTCGACCGATCGCTCGCAGAGGACAAGGAAATCGTTTTTCAAGCCGGCACCCACTCGGACGCAATACGTATGCGCTACATGGACTTTTCTGCACTCGTGTTTCCAGTGATCGCGGAATTCCACCGTTCACCGTGTAAAGTCTGGTGA